The following coding sequences lie in one Zingiber officinale cultivar Zhangliang chromosome 2B, Zo_v1.1, whole genome shotgun sequence genomic window:
- the LOC122048392 gene encoding uncharacterized protein LOC122048392, giving the protein MRRANLPGKLLPFDLEIDRTFLRKRNLQKAFQAAQESSEMADKLLKDYAAPYALGVRSSITRPPIEANNFEIKPAVIHMVQQNQFGGGPHEDPNHHLELFYEICGTMKVNGVPPESVRLLLFEFSLKDRAKQWLNSLPANSISSWE; this is encoded by the coding sequence ATGCGTAGAGCTAACCTTCCAGGAAAGCTACTACCCTTCGATCTAGAGATTGACAGGACCTTTTTGAGGAAAAGAAATCTACAGAAGGCATTCCAAGCAGCACAAGAATCCTCAGAAATGGCCGACAAACTGCTGAAAGATTACGCGGCACCATATGCACTAGGGGTTCGGTCCAGCATCACCCGACCGCCCATTGAAGCCAACAACTTTGAAATCAAGCCCGCAGTAATCCACATGGTTCAGCAAAATCAATTCGGAGGAGGACCACATGAGGACCCAAACCACCACCTAGAGCTGTTCTACGAGATCTGTGGCACTATGAAGGTGAACGGGGTCCCTCCAGAATCAGTCAGACTACTTCTCTTCGAGTTTtccctgaaagacagagccaagcagtggctgAACTCCCTTCCAGCGAATAGCATATCATCCTGGGAGTAG